From a single Sphingosinicellaceae bacterium genomic region:
- a CDS encoding toll/interleukin-1 receptor domain-containing protein, with the protein MTRYFLSYSRADEVVTLRLADDLLAAGVPLWVDQYDIRPSQHWDRAVEDAVRESAGMIVVLSPHSAASPNVADEVSVAIELKKAVIPLMITPCTVPLRMTRMQYIDATTDYDRALRKCLAEIARYNEPVATTAPAAAVAEPVAPLDAAVVELARRRLTARMGPIAGMLVKAAAGSARSKAELYQALATKLPTDAERSAFLADVQEPAPTAARAAEVAPVAAPAAWQPERIAAITAALTRSLGPIAPRLVAREQRVAGSTADLCRKLALLIPTDRERAAFVRAVETG; encoded by the coding sequence GTGACGCGCTATTTCCTCAGCTACTCGCGCGCCGACGAGGTCGTGACGCTGCGCCTCGCCGACGACCTGCTCGCCGCCGGCGTGCCGTTGTGGGTCGACCAGTACGATATCCGCCCGAGCCAGCACTGGGACCGTGCCGTCGAGGATGCCGTACGCGAGTCCGCCGGCATGATCGTCGTACTGTCGCCGCACTCGGCCGCGTCGCCCAACGTCGCCGACGAGGTCAGCGTCGCCATCGAGCTCAAGAAAGCCGTCATCCCGTTGATGATCACGCCCTGCACGGTGCCGCTGCGAATGACGCGAATGCAGTATATCGACGCGACGACCGATTACGATCGGGCGCTCCGCAAGTGCCTGGCCGAGATCGCGCGCTACAATGAACCCGTGGCCACGACCGCTCCCGCCGCCGCCGTGGCCGAGCCGGTCGCGCCACTCGACGCGGCGGTGGTTGAGCTCGCCCGGCGACGCCTGACCGCGCGCATGGGGCCGATTGCGGGCATGCTGGTCAAGGCTGCGGCCGGGAGCGCTCGCAGCAAAGCCGAACTGTACCAGGCCCTCGCGACGAAGCTGCCGACCGACGCCGAGCGCAGCGCCTTCCTCGCCGACGTGCAGGAGCCCGCTCCGACAGCGGCTCGAGCCGCCGAGGTTGCTCCGGTAGCCGCACCCGCGGCCTGGCAGCCCGAAAGGATCGCCGCGATCACCGCAGCGCTGACCCGCTCGCTCGGCCCGATCGCGCCGCGGCTGGTGGCGCGCGAGCAGCGGGTCGCGGGCTCGACGGCCGACCTGTGCCGGAAACTCGCTCTGCTGATCCCGACAGACCGCGAGCGCGCCGCTTTCGTCCGCGCGGTCGAGACAGGCTAG
- a CDS encoding DUF4142 domain-containing protein: MRQLKLILILATFGAATAAAASPTSDFLSDAIKGDNSEIKLGALAMEKGGSAAIKAYGKMLNTDHTAHKAKLTAIARPLNVTIPDGMTAGADVEYIKLKVLSGASFDKEFARHMVKDHEDDIATYEKEVARDDRATVKLAKATLPTLRKHLKTAQQLSG; the protein is encoded by the coding sequence ATGCGCCAGCTGAAACTTATCCTGATACTCGCGACCTTCGGTGCCGCGACAGCCGCCGCGGCGTCGCCGACCAGCGACTTCCTGAGCGATGCGATCAAGGGCGACAATTCGGAGATCAAGCTCGGTGCGCTGGCGATGGAGAAGGGTGGCTCGGCCGCCATCAAGGCGTATGGCAAGATGCTGAATACCGATCACACCGCGCACAAGGCGAAGCTCACCGCGATCGCCCGGCCGCTCAACGTGACGATCCCGGACGGCATGACCGCCGGTGCCGATGTCGAATATATCAAGCTCAAGGTTTTGTCGGGCGCATCGTTCGACAAGGAATTTGCGCGCCACATGGTCAAGGACCACGAAGACGACATCGCCACCTATGAGAAGGAAGTCGCCCGCGACGACCGCGCGACCGTCAAGCTGGCCAAGGCGACACTCCCGACCCTCCGGAAGCATCTGAAGACGGCTCAGCAGCTCTCCGGCTGA
- a CDS encoding host attachment protein → MLLPHGTLVAVADGETLNLYRNTGTDAEPKLSPVQHGEVSGDNKGAGAHHGSSSANPDDSRLEEDSFAAATAAMLNKQALSGKFDGLFVIAAPKTLGELRKHWHKALEAKLVGELAKELTGHSISDIEAAIAKA, encoded by the coding sequence TTGCTGCTGCCACACGGAACACTCGTCGCTGTCGCCGACGGCGAGACCCTCAACCTCTATCGCAACACTGGTACCGACGCCGAACCGAAGCTGTCCCCGGTCCAGCACGGCGAAGTCTCGGGCGACAACAAGGGTGCCGGCGCGCACCACGGCAGCAGTTCTGCCAACCCCGACGACAGCCGCCTCGAGGAGGACAGCTTCGCCGCCGCGACCGCCGCGATGCTCAACAAGCAGGCCCTGTCCGGCAAGTTCGACGGCCTTTTCGTCATCGCCGCGCCCAAGACGCTCGGCGAGCTGCGCAAGCACTGGCACAAGGCGCTCGAGGCCAAGCTGGTCGGTGAACTCGCGAAGGAGCTGACCGGGCATTCGATAAGCGACATCGAGGCGGCGATCGCGAAGGCCTGA
- a CDS encoding glycosyltransferase, producing the protein MPHPPRVLTFIHSYEPGGVEKVAMRLAAAWSSSGMPVRFIVGRDTGIAPACLARCDVEILDKRGWTRRFETLWMIASLPARVRAYRPDVIFCAGNTYAIVALGLKLLSFGRCPPVFCKVSNDLARLDQPASQRWLYRVWLRLQGRFIDHFIGMYEPTRDEIIDAMGISDARVSIIDDPALATEDIVRLAEARQRRGTTGPGRHFLGIGRLVPQKNFALLIEAFAAIASGGDRLTIVGDGPERLRLEHLINRLGLADRVELPGHSDQVGSWLAESSVFVLSSNYEGVPAVIIEALAAGLSIVATDCSVSMRSLLDGGRLGTLVTVGDRAALSRAMDGATITAACAASAEAKVSQFTIERAAPRYAQVFRRTRQSVPALGAVAQFS; encoded by the coding sequence ATGCCACACCCACCCCGCGTCCTCACCTTCATCCACAGTTACGAGCCAGGGGGAGTCGAGAAGGTCGCGATGCGGCTGGCCGCGGCCTGGTCGTCGTCGGGCATGCCGGTGCGCTTCATCGTAGGTCGCGACACCGGAATTGCGCCAGCGTGCCTGGCGCGGTGTGATGTCGAGATCCTGGACAAGCGCGGCTGGACGCGCCGCTTCGAGACCCTGTGGATGATCGCGAGCCTGCCAGCGCGCGTTCGCGCCTACCGCCCCGATGTCATCTTCTGTGCGGGCAACACCTATGCGATCGTCGCCCTGGGCCTCAAGCTCCTCAGCTTCGGGCGCTGTCCCCCGGTGTTCTGCAAGGTCAGCAACGATCTGGCGCGGCTCGACCAGCCGGCGTCGCAGCGCTGGCTCTACCGGGTCTGGCTTAGACTGCAGGGCCGCTTCATCGACCATTTCATCGGCATGTACGAACCGACCCGGGACGAAATCATCGATGCGATGGGGATCTCGGACGCGCGGGTCTCGATCATCGACGACCCGGCGCTGGCGACCGAGGACATCGTTCGTCTGGCAGAAGCGCGCCAACGTCGCGGGACGACCGGTCCGGGCCGGCACTTCCTCGGCATCGGGCGGCTCGTGCCCCAGAAGAACTTCGCTCTGCTAATCGAGGCCTTCGCGGCCATCGCGTCGGGGGGCGACAGGCTCACGATCGTCGGTGACGGTCCCGAAAGACTTAGGCTTGAGCACTTGATCAACCGTCTGGGTCTCGCCGACCGCGTCGAACTGCCGGGACACTCCGACCAGGTCGGCTCCTGGCTCGCCGAAAGCAGCGTGTTCGTACTCTCCTCGAATTACGAGGGGGTGCCCGCGGTCATCATCGAGGCGCTCGCCGCCGGCCTGTCGATCGTCGCCACCGATTGCAGCGTCAGCATGCGCTCGCTGCTCGACGGCGGGCGGCTCGGCACGCTCGTCACGGTCGGCGACCGCGCGGCACTCTCCCGCGCCATGGACGGCGCGACGATTACCGCTGCGTGTGCCGCCTCGGCCGAAGCCAAGGTCTCGCAATTCACCATCGAGCGCGCCGCACCGCGCTATGCGCAGGTGTTTCGTCGGACGCGGCAGTCGGTGCCAGCGCTCGGCGCCGTCGCCCAGTTCTCGTGA
- a CDS encoding DUF1232 domain-containing protein — translation MLTRLRHWAEALILEVHAVWLAARDRRTPWGARLLGIGIAGYALSPIDLIPDFVPVFGLLDDLLIVPAGLWLFVRMVPPVVMSDARIAAARAERNPRSHVAATLIVAIWLTIALAVAWQFAGFASW, via the coding sequence ATGCTCACCCGCCTGCGACATTGGGCCGAAGCCCTGATCCTCGAAGTCCACGCCGTGTGGCTGGCGGCGCGCGACCGGCGGACCCCGTGGGGGGCGCGGCTGCTCGGCATCGGCATCGCGGGCTACGCGCTCTCACCGATCGACCTGATCCCCGATTTCGTGCCGGTGTTCGGGCTGCTCGACGACCTGCTGATCGTGCCCGCCGGGTTGTGGCTGTTCGTCCGGATGGTGCCGCCCGTGGTGATGTCCGACGCGCGGATCGCTGCCGCGCGCGCCGAGCGCAACCCGCGCAGCCATGTCGCCGCCACGCTGATCGTCGCGATCTGGCTGACCATCGCGCTGGCCGTGGCGTGGCAGTTTGCAGGCTTTGCCTCGTGGTAG
- the wrbA gene encoding NAD(P)H:quinone oxidoreductase, with translation MTKVLVLYYSSYGHIEQMANAVAEGARAAGAEVDIKRVPETAPEDVARAAHFKLDQAAPIATIAELANYDAIVIGAPTRFGRMPSQMTAFLDQAGGLWMTGALNGKVGAAFTSTASQHGGQETTLFSIITNLLHFGMTVVGLPYSFQGQMTLEEISGGSPYGATTISAGDGSRQPSENELAGARFQGDHVAKTAAKLFG, from the coding sequence ATGACCAAGGTTCTCGTCCTCTATTATTCGAGCTACGGCCACATCGAGCAGATGGCCAACGCCGTCGCCGAGGGTGCACGCGCCGCCGGTGCCGAGGTCGACATCAAGCGCGTTCCCGAGACCGCGCCCGAGGATGTCGCCCGCGCCGCGCACTTCAAGCTCGACCAGGCCGCCCCCATCGCGACCATCGCCGAACTCGCCAACTACGACGCCATCGTGATCGGCGCGCCGACGCGCTTCGGCCGCATGCCGTCGCAGATGACGGCGTTCCTCGACCAGGCCGGCGGCCTGTGGATGACCGGCGCGCTCAACGGCAAGGTCGGCGCGGCGTTCACCTCGACTGCGTCGCAGCACGGCGGGCAGGAGACGACGTTGTTCTCGATCATCACCAACCTGCTGCACTTCGGCATGACCGTCGTCGGCCTGCCGTACAGCTTCCAGGGCCAGATGACGCTCGAGGAAATCAGCGGCGGCTCGCCCTACGGCGCCACCACGATCTCAGCCGGCGACGGCTCGCGCCAGCCGAGCGAGAACGAGCTGGCGGGTGCGCGCTTCCAGGGCGATCACGTTGCCAAGACCGCGGCAAAGCTGTTCGGCTAA
- a CDS encoding DUF3365 domain-containing protein, with protein MGVGIRTKFNLLLAFVGVLGIAMFWLASAPFLQEVTKEEVLQSSRIMMESAAGARKYTSEQITPLLVDSMATTFHPQAVAAYAAKRNFDVLHARFADYRYREAALNPTNPEDRAVDWEADIINDFRAHLDRAEISAVRDTPTGPVLDLARPLVAKPACLECHSVPAAAPKSMIALYGTQNGFGWKAHDIIGAQIVSVPMAVPLARAERIRELFVVPFLGVFLLLFLLLNVLLDRIIITPIDRITKMAEAVSLGAADVPDYVRGGSDQIARLSASFNRMRRSLQEALRLLDDQ; from the coding sequence GTGGGCGTGGGCATCCGGACGAAATTCAATCTGCTGCTCGCCTTCGTCGGCGTGCTCGGCATCGCCATGTTTTGGCTGGCCTCCGCACCATTCCTGCAGGAAGTCACCAAGGAGGAGGTCCTCCAGAGCTCGCGCATCATGATGGAAAGCGCTGCCGGCGCGCGCAAATACACCTCCGAGCAGATCACCCCGCTGCTGGTCGACAGCATGGCAACGACCTTCCACCCGCAGGCGGTCGCGGCCTATGCGGCGAAGCGCAACTTCGACGTCCTGCACGCGCGTTTCGCCGACTACCGCTACCGCGAGGCGGCGCTCAACCCGACCAATCCGGAGGACCGCGCCGTCGACTGGGAGGCGGACATCATCAACGACTTCCGCGCCCACCTCGACCGGGCCGAGATCAGCGCCGTGCGCGACACGCCGACCGGGCCGGTGCTCGACCTCGCGCGGCCGCTGGTCGCCAAGCCCGCCTGCCTCGAATGCCACAGCGTGCCCGCCGCCGCGCCGAAGTCGATGATCGCGCTCTACGGCACCCAGAATGGCTTTGGCTGGAAGGCGCACGACATCATCGGCGCGCAGATTGTCTCGGTGCCGATGGCGGTCCCGTTGGCCCGCGCCGAGCGCATCCGGGAGCTTTTCGTGGTGCCGTTCCTGGGCGTCTTCCTGCTGCTGTTCCTGCTCCTGAATGTCCTGCTCGACCGCATCATCATCACGCCGATCGACCGCATCACCAAGATGGCGGAGGCAGTCAGCCTCGGGGCTGCCGATGTCCCCGACTATGTCCGCGGTGGCAGTGACCAGATCGCGCGGTTGTCGGCATCCTTCAACCGCATGCGCCGGAGCCTGCAGGAGGCGCTGCGCCTGCTCGACGACCAGTGA
- a CDS encoding dipeptide epimerase yields the protein MTRQLTARIETYPVRGAFVIARGAKTHVDVVVAEIEDGPARGRGEGTAIYYRGESAAGVLAAVEAQADAIAAGASRADLLALMPAGAARNALDAALWDLEAKQAGVAVWRTLGLPTPQPMLTAFTISLGEPGAMEADARAASSRELLKLKLSGEGDIERVAAVRRGAPDARLIVDANEAWGRADIERLAHQLAALRVELIEQPVPAGEDHILDHVRSPIPLCADESCHDRATVGSLIGRYRFINIKLDKAGGLTEALALAAAAKQRGLGLMTGCMLSTSLGVAPAFMVGMQSQFADLDGPLLIEDRPGGMRFAGSDVWPPEAELWG from the coding sequence ATGACCCGGCAGCTTACCGCCCGCATCGAGACCTACCCCGTCCGCGGTGCCTTCGTCATCGCGCGCGGCGCCAAGACCCACGTCGACGTCGTGGTCGCAGAGATCGAGGACGGCCCGGCGCGAGGGCGCGGGGAGGGGACCGCGATCTATTACCGGGGCGAGAGCGCGGCGGGTGTGCTCGCGGCGGTCGAGGCGCAGGCTGACGCCATTGCTGCCGGAGCCTCGCGCGCCGACCTGCTGGCCCTGATGCCCGCGGGTGCGGCGCGCAATGCGCTCGACGCGGCGCTGTGGGACCTCGAGGCGAAGCAGGCTGGCGTGGCGGTGTGGCGGACGCTCGGGCTACCGACCCCGCAGCCGATGCTGACCGCCTTCACCATCAGCCTCGGCGAGCCGGGCGCGATGGAGGCGGATGCGCGTGCCGCGTCCAGCCGCGAATTGCTCAAGCTCAAGCTGTCGGGGGAGGGCGATATCGAGCGCGTTGCCGCCGTCCGCCGGGGAGCCCCCGATGCGCGCCTGATCGTCGATGCCAATGAGGCTTGGGGGCGGGCGGACATCGAGCGGCTGGCGCACCAGCTGGCGGCCCTGCGGGTCGAGCTGATCGAGCAGCCGGTGCCGGCGGGCGAGGACCACATCCTCGACCACGTCCGCTCGCCGATCCCATTGTGCGCCGACGAGAGCTGCCATGACCGCGCGACGGTCGGCAGCCTGATCGGTCGCTACCGGTTCATCAACATCAAGCTCGACAAGGCGGGTGGGCTGACCGAGGCGCTGGCGCTCGCAGCGGCGGCCAAGCAGCGCGGGCTTGGGCTGATGACCGGCTGCATGTTGTCGACCTCGCTCGGCGTCGCGCCGGCGTTCATGGTCGGCATGCAGAGCCAGTTCGCCGACCTCGATGGCCCGCTGCTGATCGAGGACCGGCCCGGCGGGATGCGGTTCGCGGGGTCCGACGTGTGGCCGCCGGAAGCGGAGTTGTGGGGGTAG
- a CDS encoding HAD-IB family hydrolase has protein sequence MPSQIVFDCQHPLAAQDVAATPSDGRMLTGVSIFDLDRTLTRNGTYSPFLLYAARVHCPWRLMFVPVVLAAMIAYKFRLLRRKQLKELMHRLLIGANIDRQTINHIAERFADRLLESNVYPQARAFVDRERAQGRLLIMATAAHRFYAAPIAARLGIHHVVATESTWRGDRLTPRINGSNCHSSDKLAHIIEYLDAAGVKRSECRLRFLSDDLSDRTTFEWCDEPIAVNPSRQLKQLAIDRGWSQLDWRQEAAKLKASPPRPARLGEGSELDPERLRKQTLASAVQSPE, from the coding sequence ATGCCGTCACAGATCGTGTTCGATTGCCAACACCCTCTCGCCGCACAGGACGTGGCCGCCACTCCCTCAGATGGGCGAATGCTGACCGGTGTCTCCATATTCGATCTGGATCGGACGCTGACCCGGAACGGGACCTACTCGCCGTTCCTGCTCTACGCAGCTCGGGTCCATTGCCCGTGGCGCCTGATGTTCGTGCCGGTCGTCCTTGCTGCGATGATCGCGTACAAATTTCGTCTGCTCCGTCGGAAGCAGCTTAAAGAGCTCATGCACCGACTGCTGATCGGCGCGAACATAGATCGCCAAACCATCAATCATATCGCGGAACGGTTCGCCGACCGTTTGCTCGAGAGCAATGTCTACCCACAAGCCCGGGCCTTTGTCGACCGTGAGCGTGCCCAAGGTCGCCTCCTGATAATGGCGACCGCCGCGCACCGCTTTTATGCAGCGCCGATCGCCGCCCGGCTCGGCATTCATCACGTGGTCGCGACCGAGTCCACGTGGCGCGGTGACCGCCTCACACCGCGGATCAATGGTTCGAATTGTCATTCGAGCGACAAGCTCGCCCATATCATCGAATATCTGGACGCCGCTGGAGTAAAGCGCAGCGAATGTCGCCTGCGGTTTCTCTCCGATGATCTTTCAGACCGCACCACATTCGAATGGTGCGACGAGCCGATCGCCGTGAATCCGTCCCGGCAATTAAAACAACTCGCGATAGATCGGGGTTGGAGCCAACTCGACTGGCGGCAAGAAGCAGCTAAGCTCAAAGCGAGCCCGCCGAGGCCTGCGAGGCTCGGTGAGGGCTCCGAACTCGATCCGGAACGGCTGCGAAAACAAACGCTTGCGTCGGCCGTGCAAAGCCCTGAATAG
- a CDS encoding LysR family transcriptional regulator produces the protein MRQPGTPTLDQLTVFLAVVEAGGLAAAARRLGRATSAISYAIDGLEAQLGLALFDRGTTRAPKLTAAGSAVVAEARRVGDGVASLRARVAGLLGGLEAEVSLAVDVMFPTARLVGALHDFREAYPTVNLRLHVEALGAVATLVLAGEAAFGVAGPINAATEGGLERIDAGGITMLPVAAPGHPLAQGPQPPGAAREHVQLVLSDRSTVTEGQDFGVVAANNWRLSDLGAKHALLRHGLGWGNMPEAMVADDLAAGRLVALDLADWRGASYRMQVIYRTEAPPGPATRWLIERLVEGAA, from the coding sequence ATGCGTCAACCGGGAACGCCGACGCTCGACCAGCTTACTGTCTTCCTCGCGGTGGTCGAGGCGGGCGGGCTGGCGGCCGCGGCGCGGCGGCTCGGGCGGGCGACCTCGGCGATCAGCTATGCGATCGACGGGCTGGAGGCGCAGCTTGGGCTGGCGCTGTTCGACCGCGGCACGACCCGCGCGCCGAAGCTGACCGCGGCGGGCAGCGCGGTGGTGGCGGAGGCGCGGCGGGTCGGCGACGGGGTCGCGTCGCTGCGGGCACGGGTCGCCGGGCTGCTCGGCGGGCTCGAGGCGGAGGTGTCGCTGGCGGTCGACGTGATGTTCCCGACGGCCCGACTGGTCGGCGCGCTCCACGACTTCCGCGAAGCCTATCCGACGGTTAACCTGCGGCTGCACGTCGAGGCGCTCGGCGCGGTCGCCACGCTGGTGCTGGCGGGCGAGGCGGCGTTCGGGGTCGCAGGCCCGATCAACGCAGCGACCGAAGGCGGCCTAGAGCGCATCGACGCAGGCGGCATCACGATGCTGCCGGTCGCCGCCCCTGGCCACCCGCTCGCACAGGGACCGCAGCCGCCGGGTGCCGCGCGCGAGCACGTGCAGCTTGTCCTGAGCGACCGCTCGACCGTGACGGAGGGGCAGGATTTCGGGGTCGTCGCGGCGAACAACTGGCGGCTGTCGGACCTCGGCGCCAAGCACGCGCTGCTGCGCCACGGCCTCGGCTGGGGCAACATGCCCGAGGCCATGGTGGCGGACGACCTCGCGGCGGGGCGGCTGGTGGCGCTCGATCTCGCGGACTGGCGCGGCGCGAGCTACCGCATGCAGGTCATCTACCGCACCGAGGCCCCGCCCGGCCCGGCGACGCGCTGGCTGATCGAGCGGCTGGTGGAGGGGGCGGCGTAG
- a CDS encoding endonuclease/exonuclease/phosphatase family protein, giving the protein MSAVKAKMKTGSWLIAAILSALSLSGLMLAGAAQAQAGPRITLLTYNVKGLPWPVASDRSAALDAIAGRLAAMRRKGQQPNLVALQEAFIPEAKAIGRKAGYRYVAFGPGSDEVSVSAGTPQDRAFRDAARFMDGESSGKRVDSGLVIFSDYPIVAVHRTAYAVCAGYDCLANKGALAVAVVVPGLAAPLTVINSHLNSGAASGAPRERATYAYRRQVDALKLFIASTCPPGLPILIAGDFNVGNRAERRNYFTDQILGISGLLVAERACGQKFVCSGGTSGGIAESIRHGKDWLLYRPSRSLALWPVNLSASFGRAPDGSMLSDHIGVAVTYAFDRLTGPGPRDLEIAIR; this is encoded by the coding sequence ATGTCAGCTGTGAAAGCCAAGATGAAAACCGGCAGCTGGCTTATCGCCGCAATACTGTCGGCGTTGTCGCTGTCGGGATTGATGCTGGCAGGGGCCGCGCAGGCCCAGGCCGGTCCGCGGATCACCCTGCTGACCTATAATGTGAAGGGCTTGCCGTGGCCGGTCGCATCGGACCGCTCAGCCGCGCTCGACGCTATCGCAGGCCGTCTCGCGGCGATGCGCCGCAAGGGCCAGCAGCCCAATTTGGTGGCGCTGCAGGAAGCGTTCATTCCCGAGGCCAAGGCGATCGGGCGGAAAGCCGGTTACCGCTACGTCGCGTTCGGTCCGGGCAGCGACGAGGTGTCGGTGTCGGCGGGTACCCCACAGGACCGCGCTTTCCGGGACGCAGCACGCTTCATGGACGGCGAAAGCTCCGGCAAGCGCGTCGACAGCGGCCTCGTGATATTCTCCGACTACCCGATCGTCGCGGTCCACCGGACGGCCTACGCGGTCTGTGCCGGGTACGACTGCCTCGCCAACAAGGGCGCACTGGCCGTCGCGGTCGTCGTGCCCGGACTTGCCGCGCCGCTGACGGTGATCAATTCGCATCTCAATTCCGGGGCAGCCTCGGGTGCCCCGCGCGAGCGCGCGACCTACGCCTATCGGCGACAGGTCGATGCGTTGAAGCTATTCATTGCAAGCACTTGCCCGCCCGGCTTGCCGATCCTGATCGCCGGCGACTTCAATGTCGGCAACCGGGCCGAGCGCCGTAACTATTTCACGGACCAGATCCTCGGCATCAGCGGGTTGCTGGTCGCGGAGCGGGCTTGCGGGCAGAAATTCGTGTGCAGTGGCGGCACCAGCGGGGGCATCGCGGAATCAATCCGGCACGGCAAGGATTGGCTGCTGTACCGGCCATCGCGGTCGCTGGCGTTATGGCCGGTAAACCTTAGCGCCTCGTTCGGGCGGGCTCCCGATGGCTCGATGCTCTCGGATCACATCGGCGTCGCCGTCACCTACGCGTTCGACCGGCTCACAGGCCCGGGACCCCGCGATCTCGAGATCGCCATTCGCTGA
- a CDS encoding radical SAM protein, which yields MASAFATAARFASAAVLFPNRPLLAQLVITRYCNLDCSYCNEFDKVSAPVPRAAMLERIDAVAALGTAAVTLTGGEPLTHPNLVEFVARVRLRNMICTIITNGFLLTRSRIEALGVAGLQGLQISIDNVIPDATSRKSLKSLRGKLELLHAHARFPVNVNSVLGLGDERAADAVEVTRVARDMGFSSSAALVHDSDGHIRPLSPAQLAAYKAVMKGGGSRAQRLNYHLFQRNLITGLPNSWKCRAGGRYLYVCEDGLVHYCSQRRGTPGISILDYTTADIERANATPKSCAPFCTLPCVHQMSAFDAWRSQRLPA from the coding sequence TTGGCTTCAGCTTTCGCGACCGCGGCGCGTTTTGCGAGCGCCGCTGTCTTGTTCCCGAACCGGCCGCTGCTCGCACAGCTCGTCATCACCCGTTACTGCAACCTCGACTGCAGCTATTGCAACGAGTTCGACAAGGTGTCGGCGCCGGTGCCGCGGGCGGCCATGCTGGAACGCATCGACGCGGTCGCGGCCCTGGGCACGGCAGCCGTCACGCTGACCGGGGGCGAGCCGCTGACCCACCCCAACCTTGTCGAGTTCGTCGCGCGTGTGCGGCTGCGGAACATGATCTGCACGATCATCACGAACGGGTTCCTGTTGACCCGCAGTCGGATCGAAGCGCTTGGCGTCGCGGGCCTGCAGGGCCTGCAGATCAGCATCGACAACGTCATTCCGGATGCCACCTCGCGGAAAAGCCTGAAATCACTTCGTGGCAAGCTCGAGCTGCTCCACGCCCACGCCCGGTTTCCGGTCAACGTCAACAGCGTGCTCGGGCTTGGCGACGAACGCGCCGCGGACGCCGTCGAAGTCACGCGGGTAGCACGCGACATGGGTTTTTCGAGTTCGGCGGCGCTGGTCCACGATAGCGACGGGCACATCCGGCCGCTTAGCCCGGCGCAGCTCGCCGCGTACAAGGCGGTCATGAAGGGTGGCGGATCGCGCGCCCAGCGGCTGAACTACCACTTGTTCCAGCGCAACCTGATCACCGGCCTGCCCAACAGCTGGAAATGCCGCGCTGGCGGCCGCTACCTGTATGTCTGCGAGGATGGGCTGGTCCATTATTGCTCACAGCGGCGCGGCACTCCCGGCATCTCGATCCTGGACTACACCACCGCCGATATCGAGCGCGCCAACGCAACGCCCAAGTCCTGCGCGCCGTTCTGCACCCTGCCCTGCGTCCACCAGATGAGTGCCTTCGACGCCTGGCGCAGCCAGCGACTGCCAGCCTGA